A single genomic interval of Caldisalinibacter kiritimatiensis harbors:
- a CDS encoding MATE family efflux transporter — MNQILRDKKFYKTMLSIALPVALQNLISSSLNMVDTVMIQRLGDSHLAAVGMANQFFFLFVLLLFGINSGASIFVSQFWGKKDILNIRRVLGISLITGGALSIIFMSGALFTPRFIMGIFTEDIKVIGLGQKYLTIVGFSYIVTAISFSYGFSSRSIGQAKTPMIVSALSLATNTLLNYGLIFGNFGFPMLGIRGAAIATLISRTLEVLLLTGTIYINKGVLAGKINEMIDISKQFVIRFFKTTMPVILNEAFWSLGITMYFIAYGRIGTEAFAAVQIANTIQNMFMVVSMGLGNACAVMIGNEIGAENEEKAIQYAKKYSILAPAVGVILGLSLFLLSPFILRLFNTSPHMYQNAYRTLIVISIFMSFKMFNTVLVVGILRGGGDTKYSLFLEMGSVWGVGVPLAFIGALYWRLPIYLVVALVSIEEVVKSSIGIPRIISKKWVRNVVRHL, encoded by the coding sequence ATGAATCAGATATTAAGAGATAAAAAATTTTATAAAACTATGCTATCAATTGCACTACCAGTAGCATTACAGAATCTAATATCATCATCACTTAATATGGTGGATACTGTAATGATTCAAAGATTAGGTGATAGTCATCTAGCAGCAGTAGGTATGGCTAATCAATTTTTCTTTTTGTTCGTACTTTTGTTATTTGGGATAAATAGTGGTGCTTCTATATTTGTATCTCAGTTTTGGGGTAAAAAGGACATATTAAATATACGTAGAGTACTAGGTATATCATTAATAACAGGTGGAGCATTAAGTATTATTTTTATGAGTGGAGCCTTATTTACTCCTAGATTTATAATGGGTATATTTACTGAAGATATAAAGGTAATAGGGCTTGGACAAAAATATTTAACGATTGTTGGTTTTAGTTATATAGTTACAGCAATAAGTTTTTCCTATGGATTTTCTTCAAGAAGTATAGGACAAGCTAAAACACCAATGATAGTTAGTGCATTATCATTAGCTACTAATACATTACTTAATTATGGATTAATCTTTGGAAACTTTGGCTTTCCAATGTTGGGTATTAGGGGTGCTGCTATTGCTACTTTGATATCTAGAACATTAGAGGTATTATTACTTACAGGAACTATTTATATTAATAAAGGTGTATTAGCAGGTAAGATAAATGAAATGATAGATATATCGAAGCAATTTGTTATTAGGTTCTTTAAAACTACTATGCCGGTGATTTTAAATGAGGCTTTTTGGTCTTTAGGAATTACTATGTATTTTATTGCATATGGAAGAATAGGTACTGAAGCCTTTGCGGCTGTACAGATTGCAAATACAATACAAAACATGTTTATGGTTGTATCTATGGGGCTTGGTAATGCATGTGCTGTAATGATAGGCAACGAGATAGGTGCAGAAAATGAAGAAAAGGCTATACAGTATGCTAAAAAGTATTCCATACTGGCTCCAGCGGTAGGTGTTATACTAGGATTAAGTCTCTTTTTATTATCACCTTTTATATTGCGATTATTTAATACATCACCACATATGTATCAAAATGCATATAGAACTTTAATAGTAATTTCAATTTTTATGAGCTTTAAAATGTTCAATACTGTATTAGTAGTAGGTATTTTAAGGGGAGGTGGAGATACAAAATATTCACTATTTCTTGAAATGGGTAGTGTATGGGGAGTAGGAGTACCATTGGCATTTATAGGTGCACTGTACTGGAGGCTACCTATTTATTTGGTGGTAGCGTTGGTTTCTATTGAAGAGGTTGTTAAAAGTTCTATAGGTATACCCAGGATAATTTCAAAGAAATGGGTTAGAAATGTAGTTAGGCATTTATAA
- a CDS encoding GNAT family N-acetyltransferase, whose amino-acid sequence MVRGPFLSCFLGYKLDKDEVNKGYMTEALKMGIDIAFNELKLHRIEANIMPKNEASLRIVKKLGFYEEGVAKKYLKINGKWEDHIHMVLLNEDIE is encoded by the coding sequence ATAGTAAGGGGTCCTTTTTTATCATGTTTTTTAGGATATAAATTAGATAAAGACGAAGTAAACAAAGGTTATATGACAGAAGCACTTAAAATGGGAATTGATATTGCCTTTAATGAACTTAAATTACATCGAATAGAAGCTAATATAATGCCTAAAAACGAGGCCTCTTTAAGAATAGTAAAAAAGTTAGGATTTTATGAAGAGGGAGTTGCCAAAAAATATTTAAAAATAAATGGAAAATGGGAAGACCATATTCACATGGTACTTTTAAATGAAGACATTGAATAA
- a CDS encoding GGDEF domain-containing protein, translating to MNKLNLADEFESILKNRNVTSLFQPIVRLRDGEVLGYEALSRGPKDSPLYSPIKLLNIAHEQNRLWELEQLFRISAIEKASILKLDKLLFLNVDPDVINDDSFKKGFTMNFLEKHNLPPDSIIFEITERTAIKDYKKFNEILNYYTNQGYKIAIDDVGAGYSGLKTISKTKPNYLKIDMELIRDIDKDSFKQAIIKAFVDTAMSTNIKLIAEGIETKEELKTLINLGVYGGQGYLLKKPSENITDIPKEIKNLIINYNKITSNVFKYSANYHYIGTIMEEAKAFSPDTPCKVIKEYFDNSDVEGACLIENNKPVGLIMKNHLNSVLAKQYGFAVYSKRPVSLIMDDAPLVVDYYTPINIVSEAAMDRSNDKVYDNIIVTKGAKYSGIVSIRKLLLYTTTAEKNYARELNPLTSLPGNSIINRVLNDTISLNKPTCILYLDLDNFKAYNDVYGFDNGDKIIQLTAEIIKTQAKSMFPYNSFVGHVGGDDFVCLIDAPLKECELFCKNVISEFDEKILNFFNKKDRLNGYIKSEDRNGNVYVYNLTSVSIAVLYGLVNKFAAPSELAQYMSSIKKEAKKEKYSNYVIKEIY from the coding sequence GTGAATAAATTGAATTTAGCCGATGAGTTCGAAAGTATACTTAAGAACAGAAATGTTACTTCCTTGTTTCAACCAATAGTTAGGCTTAGAGATGGAGAAGTTTTAGGCTATGAAGCCTTAAGTAGAGGTCCAAAAGATTCACCATTATATTCACCGATAAAACTCCTTAATATCGCACATGAACAAAATAGATTATGGGAACTAGAACAATTGTTCAGAATTAGTGCTATTGAAAAAGCCAGTATACTAAAATTAGACAAGCTATTATTTTTAAATGTAGACCCAGATGTAATTAATGACGATTCTTTTAAAAAGGGTTTTACAATGAACTTTTTAGAAAAACATAATCTTCCTCCTGACTCAATAATTTTTGAAATTACTGAAAGAACTGCTATTAAAGATTATAAAAAGTTTAATGAAATATTAAATTACTATACAAATCAGGGATATAAAATAGCTATAGACGATGTAGGTGCTGGTTACTCAGGATTAAAAACTATAAGCAAAACTAAACCCAATTATCTTAAAATAGATATGGAATTAATAAGAGATATAGATAAAGATTCATTTAAGCAAGCAATAATTAAGGCCTTCGTCGATACAGCAATGTCAACAAATATTAAGCTTATTGCAGAAGGTATAGAAACTAAAGAAGAACTTAAAACACTTATAAACTTAGGCGTATATGGTGGACAGGGTTATCTTCTTAAAAAGCCTTCAGAAAATATAACCGACATTCCTAAAGAAATTAAAAATTTAATAATTAATTACAACAAAATTACCAGTAACGTCTTTAAGTATAGTGCAAATTATCATTATATAGGTACTATTATGGAAGAAGCTAAAGCTTTTTCTCCAGATACTCCTTGTAAAGTAATAAAAGAATATTTTGATAATAGTGACGTAGAAGGTGCTTGTTTAATAGAGAATAATAAACCAGTTGGGTTGATAATGAAAAATCACCTTAATTCTGTATTAGCAAAACAATATGGATTTGCTGTATATTCTAAACGACCAGTATCTCTTATCATGGATGACGCTCCCTTAGTTGTAGATTACTATACACCAATCAATATTGTTTCAGAAGCAGCAATGGACAGAAGTAACGATAAGGTTTATGACAATATAATCGTAACTAAAGGGGCTAAATATAGTGGGATAGTATCCATAAGAAAATTACTTTTATATACAACTACAGCAGAAAAAAATTATGCTCGAGAGCTTAACCCCCTTACTTCTTTACCTGGTAACTCTATAATTAACCGTGTGCTAAATGATACTATTTCTTTAAATAAACCTACTTGTATTCTTTATTTAGACTTGGATAATTTCAAGGCCTATAATGATGTATATGGTTTTGACAATGGAGATAAAATTATACAGCTAACAGCAGAAATTATAAAAACTCAAGCAAAATCGATGTTTCCATATAATAGCTTTGTAGGGCACGTGGGCGGTGATGATTTCGTTTGTTTAATAGATGCACCATTAAAAGAATGTGAATTATTCTGTAAAAATGTAATTTCTGAGTTTGATGAAAAAATATTAAACTTTTTCAATAAAAAAGATAGATTAAATGGATATATAAAATCTGAAGACAGAAACGGTAATGTATACGTATATAATCTAACTTCTGTCTCAATAGCAGTATTATATGGTTTAGTAAATAAATTTGCAGCTCCTAGTGAATTGGCTCAATATATGAGTTCGATAAAAAAAGAAGCGAAAAAAGAAAAATATAGCAACTATGTAATTAAAGAAATATACTAA